Proteins encoded within one genomic window of Tabrizicola piscis:
- a CDS encoding EAL domain-containing protein, whose product MKDKTSKFDRDPDLASPLDVAMSAQDRETLAMVASALRERRMRLAFQPVVYAADPSVIGFFEGYIRLLNPRDQVIPARDFMGAVEQQELGREIDCAALQMGLMVLQRNPQIRVSVNMSARSVGYQPWVKILRKALRETPRLGHSLILEINEASALQVPDVLKPFMAEMRDHGIVFALDDFGAGMTSLRQLRDLRFEIAKIDGALVRDVDRVADQQMMARAAIALAQQMGMYLVAEAVETEAEANWLRDAGVGCLQGYLFGAPTVTPDFRAFRHGRPNLPAERGKAGGRSP is encoded by the coding sequence ATGAAAGACAAGACATCGAAGTTCGATCGGGACCCCGATCTGGCCAGCCCGCTGGACGTGGCGATGTCAGCGCAGGATCGTGAAACGCTGGCCATGGTCGCCAGCGCGCTGCGGGAAAGGCGGATGCGGTTGGCGTTTCAGCCCGTGGTCTATGCGGCTGACCCTTCGGTGATCGGGTTCTTCGAAGGCTATATCCGCCTGCTGAACCCGCGCGATCAGGTGATCCCGGCGCGGGATTTCATGGGTGCAGTCGAACAACAGGAACTCGGGCGCGAAATCGACTGCGCCGCGTTGCAGATGGGCCTGATGGTTCTGCAAAGAAACCCGCAGATCCGGGTTTCGGTGAACATGTCGGCGCGGTCGGTCGGATACCAGCCCTGGGTGAAGATCCTGCGCAAGGCGTTGCGGGAAACGCCCCGGCTTGGACACAGCCTGATCCTTGAAATCAACGAAGCGTCGGCCCTGCAGGTGCCTGACGTGCTGAAACCCTTCATGGCGGAAATGCGGGACCACGGCATTGTCTTTGCGCTGGATGACTTCGGCGCCGGGATGACATCGCTTCGCCAGCTGCGTGACCTGCGGTTCGAGATCGCGAAAATCGATGGCGCGCTGGTGCGTGACGTTGACCGCGTGGCGGACCAGCAGATGATGGCACGCGCCGCCATCGCTTTGGCACAGCAGATGGGGATGTACCTTGTCGCCGAAGCCGTGGAAACCGAAGCTGAGGCCAACTGGCTGCGCGACGCGGGTGTGGGCTGCCTGCAAGGCTATCTGTTCGGCGCGCCGACGGTGACACCGGATTTCCGGGCGTTTCGACACGGCAGGCCCAACCTTCCGGCCGAGCGTGGAAAGGCAGGTGGCCGTTCACCCTGA
- a CDS encoding DNA-3-methyladenine glycosylase I translates to MTLEDRCPWCGTDPLYVAYHDHEWGRPERDPRRLFELLCLESFQAGLSWITILRKRTEFRAAFAGFHPETLATWGEPEITRLLANPGIVRHRGKIEGTIRGAQAFLRIEAEQGFSQFLWSFTKGEPLQPRRQRMSDVPGHTPDSLAMSKALKAQGFNFVGPTITYAFMQASGMVNDHLATCPCHATVAGLA, encoded by the coding sequence ATGACCCTTGAAGACCGTTGTCCATGGTGCGGTACGGACCCGCTTTATGTTGCATATCACGACCACGAATGGGGCCGCCCCGAACGTGACCCGCGCCGCTTGTTCGAACTTCTTTGCCTTGAAAGCTTTCAGGCCGGCCTCTCGTGGATCACCATCCTGCGCAAGCGCACGGAATTCCGCGCGGCTTTCGCTGGCTTCCACCCCGAAACGCTCGCCACCTGGGGCGAGCCGGAGATAACCCGCCTGCTTGCCAACCCCGGCATCGTCCGGCATCGCGGCAAGATCGAAGGCACGATCCGCGGCGCACAGGCCTTTCTGCGGATCGAAGCGGAGCAAGGGTTTTCGCAGTTCCTGTGGTCCTTCACCAAGGGCGAACCCCTGCAGCCGCGCAGGCAACGCATGTCGGATGTCCCGGGCCATACCCCCGACTCTCTTGCCATGTCGAAGGCGCTCAAGGCGCAGGGGTTCAACTTCGTCGGCCCGACGATCACCTATGCCTTCATGCAGGCGTCCGGCATGGTGAACGACCACCTTGCCACCTGCCCCTGCCATGCAACCGTTGCGGGCCTTGCCTGA
- a CDS encoding organic hydroperoxide resistance protein, with translation MTTDVKYWTEAKATGGGRNGVSGLVNGQLTVTMTSPKELGGSGLGHNPEELFAVGYAACYLGAMRFAASSEKLGTVPDNATVNAHVGIGGRSDGGFGLKVKLVVNLPGVDRAVAEKIAERGHFICPYSNATKGNIEVVTEVV, from the coding sequence ATGACAACGGACGTGAAATACTGGACGGAAGCCAAAGCCACCGGTGGCGGGCGCAACGGTGTGTCGGGGCTGGTCAATGGCCAGCTGACCGTGACGATGACCAGCCCGAAGGAACTGGGCGGGTCCGGTCTTGGGCATAATCCCGAGGAACTGTTCGCCGTCGGCTATGCCGCCTGCTATCTGGGCGCGATGCGCTTTGCGGCCAGCAGTGAAAAACTGGGCACGGTTCCCGACAACGCGACGGTGAACGCGCATGTCGGCATTGGCGGACGTTCGGACGGCGGCTTTGGCCTGAAGGTCAAGCTGGTGGTCAATCTGCCGGGCGTTGACCGCGCCGTGGCCGAAAAGATCGCCGAGCGCGGGCACTTCATCTGCCCGTATTCCAACGCGACCAAGGGGAATATCGAGGTTGTGACCGAGGTCGTCTGA
- the trxA gene encoding thioredoxin — MLNLGEKPQPHADLIKETTEASFMADVIEASQTVPVIVDFWATWCGPCKTLGPMLEAAVTAAAGKVKMVKVDVDKNQRIAAQLRIQSIPTVYAFWQGQPVDGFQGAVPASELKAFIDRTAALAGDGGLADALQAAEDMLTEGAAVDAAETFAAILGEEPENPSAYGGLVRSHLALGNLDQAQGLLDAAPAKIATAKELDAARAQLELARQAANAGPEAELRAAVEADPQDHQARFDLAAALLAADNAAEAVDQLLELFRRDREWNDGAAKTQLFTIFDALKPQDPIVLSGRRRLSSMIFA, encoded by the coding sequence ATGCTCAATCTGGGCGAAAAGCCGCAACCGCACGCCGATCTGATCAAGGAAACGACCGAGGCCAGCTTCATGGCCGACGTGATCGAAGCCAGCCAGACCGTGCCCGTCATCGTCGATTTCTGGGCCACCTGGTGTGGCCCGTGCAAGACGCTTGGCCCGATGCTGGAGGCCGCGGTTACCGCCGCCGCTGGCAAAGTGAAGATGGTCAAGGTCGATGTCGACAAGAACCAGCGCATCGCAGCACAGCTTCGGATCCAGTCGATCCCCACGGTCTATGCCTTCTGGCAAGGTCAGCCTGTCGACGGGTTTCAGGGCGCGGTTCCGGCCTCTGAGCTCAAGGCCTTCATCGACCGCACCGCAGCCCTTGCCGGGGATGGCGGCCTTGCTGACGCCCTGCAGGCGGCCGAGGATATGCTGACCGAAGGCGCCGCTGTCGATGCCGCCGAAACCTTTGCCGCCATCCTTGGGGAAGAGCCCGAGAATCCTTCCGCCTACGGTGGTCTGGTCCGGTCGCATCTTGCCCTTGGCAACCTTGATCAGGCGCAGGGCTTGCTGGATGCCGCCCCCGCGAAAATCGCCACCGCCAAGGAACTGGACGCCGCCCGCGCGCAACTGGAACTGGCCCGGCAGGCAGCCAATGCGGGGCCCGAGGCGGAACTTCGTGCCGCCGTCGAAGCCGATCCGCAGGACCATCAGGCCCGCTTTGACCTTGCCGCAGCGCTTCTTGCCGCCGACAACGCGGCCGAGGCGGTGGACCAGCTGCTTGAACTCTTCCGCCGCGACCGCGAATGGAACGATGGCGCGGCAAAGACCCAGCTTTTCACCATCTTTGACGCCTTGAAGCCGCAAGACCCCATCGTTCTGTCCGGTCGCCGCCGACTGTCGTCAATGATATTTGCCTGA
- a CDS encoding Trm112 family protein, which produces MLEALVCPVTNAVLTYDADRQELISKAAHLAFPIRDGIPVMLVSEARELD; this is translated from the coding sequence ATGCTTGAGGCGCTGGTTTGCCCCGTGACGAACGCGGTCCTCACCTATGATGCGGATCGGCAGGAGCTGATCTCGAAGGCCGCACATCTCGCCTTCCCGATCCGCGACGGTATCCCCGTGATGCTGGTCAGCGAGGCGCGGGAACTGGACTAG
- a CDS encoding glutathione S-transferase family protein translates to MNRLYHVPLSPFCRKVRLTLAEKKIEVELVEERYWEPSPDFLRRNPAGKVPILKMGTRTMSESQAICEYLEEISPQVPLMPKDADGRYEVRRLCAWFDDKFQNEVTSKLLYERVNKKVTGQGYPDSKNVKQGSARIKYHLDYMAWLLDQRRWLAGNEMTLADFTAAAHLSCLDYISDVDWHRHAVLKDWYAKIKSRPSFRPLLADQISGFPPAAHYADLDF, encoded by the coding sequence ATGAACCGTTTATACCACGTTCCCCTTTCCCCCTTCTGCCGCAAGGTGCGTCTGACGCTGGCGGAAAAGAAGATCGAGGTGGAACTGGTCGAAGAGCGGTACTGGGAACCCTCGCCCGATTTCCTGCGCCGCAACCCGGCAGGCAAGGTGCCGATCCTGAAGATGGGCACCCGCACGATGAGCGAAAGTCAGGCAATCTGCGAATACCTTGAAGAAATCTCGCCCCAAGTTCCCCTGATGCCGAAGGATGCTGACGGCAGGTATGAGGTGCGCCGCCTCTGCGCCTGGTTCGACGACAAGTTCCAGAATGAGGTAACGTCGAAGCTGCTCTATGAACGGGTGAACAAGAAGGTGACGGGGCAGGGCTACCCGGATTCCAAGAACGTCAAACAAGGGTCGGCGCGGATCAAGTATCACCTTGATTACATGGCATGGCTGCTGGATCAGCGGCGCTGGCTGGCCGGGAACGAGATGACGCTGGCCGATTTCACCGCCGCCGCACACCTGAGCTGTCTGGACTACATCAGCGATGTCGACTGGCATCGGCATGCCGTGCTGAAGGACTGGTACGCCAAGATCAAGTCGCGGCCCAGCTTCCGGCCCTTGCTGGCCGACCAGATCTCGGGCTTTCCGCCAGCTGCGCATTATGCCGATCTGGATTTCTGA
- a CDS encoding branched-chain amino acid aminotransferase, whose product MAGYDDRDGFIWMDGKLVDWRSANVHILTHAMHYASSVFEGERCYNGKIFKSTEHSERLRMSGELLDMPLPYSVAEINAAKEATLKANNLTDAYVRAIAWRGAGPMMGVAANKNPIRMAVACWTWGNYYGDAKFKGAKLDIAKWKRPSPETIPHAAKAAGLYMICTMSKHAAEAKGCSDAMMFDYRGYVAEATGANIFFVKDGEVHTPLADAFLNGITRQTVIGMLKDMQIKVHERHIMPEELEGFEQCWLTGTAAEVTPVGQIGDYNFEVGDLTKRVATEYEKLVRA is encoded by the coding sequence ATGGCGGGCTATGACGATCGTGACGGGTTCATCTGGATGGACGGCAAACTGGTGGACTGGCGCAGCGCCAATGTCCACATCCTGACCCATGCGATGCATTACGCCTCGTCCGTGTTCGAAGGCGAACGCTGCTACAACGGCAAGATCTTCAAATCGACCGAACATTCCGAACGTCTGCGGATGTCGGGTGAGCTGCTCGACATGCCGCTGCCCTACAGCGTGGCCGAGATCAACGCCGCGAAAGAGGCCACGCTCAAGGCCAACAACCTGACCGACGCCTACGTTCGCGCCATCGCCTGGCGTGGTGCTGGGCCAATGATGGGGGTCGCGGCCAACAAGAACCCGATCCGCATGGCCGTGGCCTGCTGGACCTGGGGCAACTACTACGGCGACGCCAAGTTCAAAGGCGCGAAACTCGATATCGCGAAGTGGAAGCGCCCCTCGCCCGAAACCATCCCCCACGCCGCCAAGGCCGCCGGTCTTTACATGATCTGCACCATGTCCAAACACGCGGCTGAGGCGAAGGGCTGCTCTGACGCCATGATGTTCGACTATCGCGGCTATGTGGCCGAGGCGACGGGGGCGAACATCTTCTTCGTCAAGGACGGCGAAGTGCACACCCCGCTGGCCGATGCCTTCCTGAACGGCATCACCCGGCAGACCGTGATCGGCATGCTGAAAGACATGCAGATCAAGGTCCACGAACGCCACATCATGCCGGAAGAGCTGGAAGGGTTCGAACAGTGCTGGCTGACCGGCACTGCCGCCGAGGTGACCCCAGTCGGCCAGATCGGCGACTACAACTTCGAGGTCGGTGATCTGACCAAGCGCGTCGCCACCGAATACGAAAAGCTGGTCCGCGCCTGA
- a CDS encoding LON peptidase substrate-binding domain-containing protein: protein MINAADLPDTIPVFPLPGALMLPRARLPLHIFEPRYLAMIEDCMKTKHRLIGMIQPRETPAAGNRPAEKRLQAIGCAGRLTGFSETEDGRYMITLSGASRFRVREEVQGFTPYRRCLVDWAPFVRDLGPTEDDPAFRRGEFMDLLGRYFTQMNLSTDWDSLKEAEPELLINSLSMLCPFSPEDKQALLEAPTLDTRRETLVTLIEFALRGGADEEMMQ, encoded by the coding sequence ATGATAAACGCGGCCGACCTGCCGGATACCATTCCGGTCTTCCCCCTGCCCGGGGCGCTGATGCTCCCCCGGGCACGCCTTCCTCTGCACATCTTCGAACCGCGCTACCTGGCGATGATCGAAGACTGCATGAAGACCAAGCACCGCTTGATCGGCATGATCCAGCCGCGCGAAACCCCCGCCGCTGGCAACCGCCCGGCCGAAAAGCGCCTGCAGGCGATCGGTTGTGCCGGACGCCTGACCGGGTTCTCGGAAACCGAGGATGGGCGATACATGATCACCCTGTCAGGGGCCTCGCGCTTTCGCGTGCGGGAAGAGGTGCAGGGTTTCACCCCCTACCGCCGCTGCCTTGTCGACTGGGCCCCCTTCGTCCGTGATCTTGGCCCGACCGAAGATGACCCCGCCTTCCGCAGGGGCGAGTTCATGGACCTCTTGGGCCGCTACTTCACCCAGATGAACCTGTCGACAGATTGGGACAGCCTGAAAGAGGCAGAGCCGGAGCTGCTGATCAACTCGCTGTCCATGCTGTGCCCGTTCAGCCCCGAAGACAAACAGGCGCTGCTTGAGGCACCAACTCTGGATACCCGGCGGGAAACGCTGGTGACCTTGATCGAATTCGCCCTGCGCGGCGGTGCCGATGAAGAGATGATGCAGTGA
- a CDS encoding MarR family winged helix-turn-helix transcriptional regulator yields the protein MAETAGGEGLLFLTDEQLRKGIEAMFFAYRGFTADPDRILEGMDYGRAHHRAIHFVHRSPGTTVSNLLLILGVTKQSLNRVLRTLIDDGLVRSEKGRVDARERHLFLTEKGLILERELSDAQRARMRAAYRAAGPAAVQGFRQVLEAMMDPEMRKQYNRLKEGG from the coding sequence ATGGCCGAGACAGCCGGGGGCGAGGGGCTGCTGTTCCTGACGGATGAGCAGTTGCGCAAGGGGATCGAGGCGATGTTCTTCGCCTATCGCGGGTTCACGGCTGACCCGGACCGGATTCTGGAAGGCATGGACTATGGCCGCGCGCATCACCGGGCGATCCATTTCGTGCACCGCAGCCCGGGGACGACGGTTTCAAACCTGCTTTTGATCCTTGGTGTTACAAAGCAATCGTTGAATCGTGTGTTGCGGACGTTGATTGATGACGGTCTGGTGCGCAGTGAAAAGGGCCGTGTTGACGCAAGGGAAAGACATTTGTTCCTGACGGAGAAGGGATTGATCCTGGAACGCGAATTGTCGGATGCGCAGCGGGCGCGGATGCGGGCGGCCTATCGCGCGGCGGGGCCGGCGGCGGTGCAGGGCTTCCGTCAGGTGCTGGAGGCGATGATGGACCCCGAAATGCGCAAGCAATACAACCGTCTGAAGGAGGGCGGCTGA
- a CDS encoding acetyl-CoA C-acetyltransferase: MTNVVIVAAGRTAVGSFNGAFASTPAHDLGAAVIEAVVARAGIDKAEVEETILGQVLTAGQGQNPARQAHIKAGLPKEASAWSLNQVCGSGLRAVALGAQHVQLGDARIVVAGGQESMSLSPHVAHLRAGQKMGDLNFIDSMIKDGLWDAFNGYHMGQTAENVANQWQISRDMQDEFALSSQHKAEAAQKAGKFKDEIVGFTVKTRKGDIVVDQDEYIRHGATLESMQKLRPAFTKDGSVTAANASGLNDGAAAVLLMTEEEAAKRGLKILARIASYATAGLDPSIMGVGPIHASRKALTKAGWKVGDLDLVEANEAFAAQACAVNKDMGWDPAVVNVNGGAIAIGHPIGASGCRILNTLIHEMARRDAKKGLATLCIGGGMGVAMCLERA; this comes from the coding sequence ATGACCAATGTCGTAATCGTGGCGGCCGGCCGGACTGCCGTCGGCAGCTTCAACGGCGCCTTCGCCAGCACCCCCGCGCATGACCTGGGTGCCGCGGTGATCGAGGCTGTGGTGGCCCGCGCAGGCATCGACAAGGCCGAGGTCGAAGAGACGATTCTGGGTCAGGTGCTGACCGCAGGGCAGGGCCAGAACCCCGCCCGTCAGGCCCATATCAAGGCGGGTCTGCCGAAAGAGGCCAGTGCCTGGTCGCTGAACCAGGTCTGTGGGTCAGGGCTCCGAGCGGTGGCGCTTGGCGCGCAGCATGTGCAGCTGGGTGACGCGCGGATTGTCGTTGCCGGCGGTCAGGAAAGCATGTCGCTTTCCCCCCATGTCGCGCATCTGCGCGCGGGGCAGAAGATGGGCGACCTCAACTTCATCGACAGCATGATCAAGGATGGTCTGTGGGATGCCTTCAACGGCTATCACATGGGCCAGACGGCCGAAAACGTCGCCAACCAGTGGCAGATCAGCCGCGACATGCAGGATGAATTCGCCCTGTCCAGCCAGCACAAGGCTGAAGCCGCGCAGAAAGCCGGCAAGTTCAAGGATGAGATTGTCGGCTTCACGGTCAAGACCCGCAAAGGCGACATCGTGGTGGATCAGGACGAATACATCCGCCATGGCGCCACCTTGGAAAGCATGCAGAAACTGCGCCCGGCGTTCACCAAGGACGGCTCGGTTACTGCGGCCAATGCAAGTGGTCTGAACGATGGCGCGGCGGCGGTCCTGCTGATGACCGAGGAAGAGGCTGCCAAGCGCGGCCTGAAAATTCTGGCGCGGATCGCATCCTATGCGACGGCGGGGCTTGACCCGTCGATCATGGGCGTCGGCCCGATCCATGCCAGCCGCAAAGCCCTGACCAAGGCGGGCTGGAAGGTTGGCGACCTTGATCTGGTCGAGGCGAATGAGGCTTTTGCCGCCCAAGCCTGTGCGGTGAACAAGGACATGGGCTGGGACCCGGCGGTCGTGAACGTGAACGGCGGCGCGATTGCCATCGGGCACCCCATCGGCGCCAGCGGTTGCCGCATCCTGAACACGCTGATCCACGAAATGGCGCGGCGCGATGCGAAGAAGGGTCTGGCCACGCTTTGCATCGGCGGCGGCATGGGTGTCGCCATGTGTCTTGAGCGCGCCTGA
- the queG gene encoding tRNA epoxyqueuosine(34) reductase QueG, whose product MARALEEGFVKVGVCRPDAVPEAAGRLRAFLDAGRHGQMGWMADREAWRGSAAALWPEARSVVMLAEAYTPEVDPMAGLEERDRGVVSVYAQGKDYHDLVKRRLKRLGRWLVDVAGCEIKVFVDTAPVMEKPLAQAAGLGWQGKHTNLLGRDLGNWVFLGAIFTTLELEPDLAEVSHCGTCTACLDICPTRAFPAPYQLDARRCISYLTIEHRGPVDVELRGLMGNRIYGCDDCLAVCPWNKFAVAARDVGYQPRVGLPELADLAALDDAGFRARFAGSPIKRIGRDRFVRNVMYAVGNSGMAELIPVAKARLGDADPVVAEAARWALGRLLQAQDHGVG is encoded by the coding sequence ATGGCTCGGGCCCTGGAGGAGGGGTTCGTGAAGGTTGGGGTCTGTCGGCCTGACGCGGTGCCAGAGGCGGCTGGGCGGTTGCGCGCCTTTCTGGATGCGGGGCGGCACGGGCAGATGGGCTGGATGGCAGATCGTGAGGCGTGGCGGGGGTCAGCGGCGGCGCTGTGGCCCGAAGCGCGGTCGGTGGTGATGCTGGCCGAGGCCTACACGCCCGAGGTCGATCCGATGGCGGGACTGGAGGAGCGGGACCGGGGGGTGGTTTCGGTCTATGCGCAGGGCAAGGATTACCACGATCTGGTGAAGCGGCGGCTCAAGCGGCTGGGGCGGTGGCTGGTGGATGTCGCTGGCTGTGAGATCAAGGTGTTCGTCGACACGGCCCCGGTGATGGAAAAGCCCTTGGCCCAAGCGGCGGGGTTGGGGTGGCAGGGCAAGCACACGAACCTTCTGGGCCGCGACCTTGGGAACTGGGTATTTCTGGGCGCGATCTTCACGACGCTGGAGCTGGAGCCGGACTTGGCCGAAGTCAGCCACTGCGGGACCTGCACGGCTTGTCTGGACATCTGCCCAACCCGGGCCTTCCCGGCGCCCTACCAACTGGATGCGCGGCGGTGCATCTCGTACCTGACGATCGAGCATCGGGGACCTGTGGATGTGGAGCTGCGCGGGCTGATGGGCAACCGCATCTACGGCTGCGACGATTGTCTTGCCGTCTGCCCGTGGAACAAGTTCGCCGTGGCGGCGCGGGACGTGGGGTACCAGCCGCGCGTGGGGTTGCCGGAGCTGGCGGACCTGGCGGCGCTGGACGACGCGGGGTTTCGGGCGCGGTTCGCGGGGTCGCCGATCAAGCGGATCGGGCGGGACCGGTTTGTGCGGAACGTGATGTATGCGGTGGGAAACTCGGGGATGGCGGAGTTGATCCCGGTGGCAAAGGCGCGGCTGGGGGATGCGGACCCGGTGGTGGCCGAGGCGGCGCGGTGGGCCTTGGGCAGGCTTTTGCAGGCGCAGGATCACGGGGTGGGGTGA
- a CDS encoding MarR family winged helix-turn-helix transcriptional regulator, producing MTLAPSDMLCFALHSAAHAVHAAYAPLLTPLGLTYPQYLVLSALAANDRPTVGDLGADLRLDSNTLTPLLKRMEGAGWLTRSRDSQDDRKVRLALTDAGRTLAVEAAAVPRAFAAKTGLEPSQIADLRDILAVLRDRLKPAKP from the coding sequence ATGACACTCGCGCCCTCCGACATGCTCTGCTTCGCGCTGCATTCCGCTGCTCATGCCGTGCATGCGGCCTATGCACCCTTGCTGACACCGCTTGGCTTGACCTATCCGCAATACCTCGTCCTGTCGGCGCTTGCGGCGAATGATCGGCCCACTGTCGGTGACCTTGGTGCCGATCTGCGGCTGGACTCAAACACCCTGACCCCGCTTCTCAAACGGATGGAAGGCGCGGGCTGGCTGACCCGCAGCCGCGACAGTCAGGATGACCGCAAGGTGCGACTTGCCCTGACCGACGCAGGCCGCACCCTCGCCGTCGAAGCCGCTGCGGTACCCCGCGCCTTCGCGGCCAAGACGGGCTTGGAGCCGTCCCAGATTGCCGACCTGCGAGATATTCTTGCGGTGCTGCGCGACCGGCTAAAGCCCGCCAAACCTTGA